Proteins encoded within one genomic window of Deltaproteobacteria bacterium:
- a CDS encoding alpha/beta fold hydrolase: MILKTVHDNFREVKDDLSALLTYFKFSLSGNKIERLTDFGSCQHPVLLLHGYGATRRVFTLLERRLRAAGFSVFSYNLGGIFNTFNTRSIEELAHHVKEKVERLCRRHKLKKISIIGHSKGGIIGHYYIKRLGGYRRVRNLITLGTPHYGNPWALMALFSPLSLVSRSLWEMAPFSRFLRQLNRGRFPSKVRFISIYSRKDRVCFYRSAMLEIPKGSKNMKNVELKEVSHVDYLLNKKVFDLIRKELGD; encoded by the coding sequence ATGATCCTGAAAACAGTTCACGATAACTTCCGGGAGGTGAAGGATGACTTAAGCGCCCTTTTGACCTACTTTAAATTCTCTCTCTCGGGAAACAAGATTGAACGACTGACCGATTTTGGCTCCTGCCAACATCCTGTCCTGCTCCTTCATGGCTATGGGGCGACACGTCGCGTCTTTACGCTTCTCGAGCGCCGGCTCAGGGCAGCCGGTTTCTCGGTCTTCAGCTACAATCTGGGGGGGATCTTTAACACCTTTAACACCCGCTCGATCGAGGAGCTGGCCCATCATGTCAAAGAGAAGGTAGAACGGCTTTGTCGTCGCCATAAGTTAAAGAAGATCAGTATTATCGGCCACTCCAAGGGGGGGATTATTGGACATTATTACATCAAGAGGTTGGGGGGGTATCGCCGGGTCAGGAATTTGATCACACTCGGGACCCCCCATTACGGCAATCCCTGGGCCCTCATGGCACTCTTCTCGCCGCTCTCTCTCGTTTCAAGAAGCCTTTGGGAAATGGCCCCCTTCTCCCGTTTCTTGAGACAACTGAATCGCGGACGGTTCCCCTCCAAGGTTCGTTTTATCTCGATCTATTCGAGGAAGGACCGCGTCTGTTTTTATCGGAGTGCGATGCTGGAGATTCCAAAAGGATCAAAAAACATGAAAAATGTTGAACTCAAGGAAGTGAGCCATGTCGATTATCTCCTGAACAAAAAGGTGTTTGATCTGATCCGAAAAGAATTGGGGGATTAA